A single Penaeus vannamei isolate JL-2024 chromosome 22, ASM4276789v1, whole genome shotgun sequence DNA region contains:
- the LOC113802410 gene encoding uncharacterized protein translates to MLATSARLSPQGRASTSRSPSGLELRAASANSLSPIRAFRGVAFEDFDCDVEAHSSFLGSGAGLSMGNDPFQNMNDFPFTPNITVTGETRSCVDLLPSEKRDPVDEFGAVGDALFLTDSTSMNETQNGGEAQTSFDAALDYHRRMSVSMEEINLSRDSREEDRTPKTVEAIKHSHHNYTKSSMNIISTPLNETADKNTMKSSLYNTFAVIEEMMVSPLKSFHEKVRKRLKKMTSMNQRYVSITESPGAGDKSKESDSTEEEFFPGGLCLDADETGQLDSTFVFMEEVVSKDLGGPVQALRRREDEVYGCSVTGVADDQLVTPRTPWHSPIRDLKTQDQEGLPNISWSSPAVTEFLTSPGTSGALEKNSARGYLCRIYVPSWLVWRPKLFAFVCEFERHAGLNSFVDLMLEEPNPEEHWHVVRSKDFTPPEVGEERVIHIPRGMVWVRTSTSGFLTTKARLREIAHHRPLPCTWRAVTGKSKLVRVQKSRRNSVHNW, encoded by the exons ATGCTGGCAACCTCCGCTCGCCTCTCTCCCCAGGGCCGGGCGTCGACCAGCAGGTCCCCTTCGGGACTCGAGTTAAGGGCCGCCTCCGCGAACTCACTTAGCCCCATCAGGGCCTTCCGCGGCGTCGCCTTCGAGGACTTCGACTGCGATGTGGAGGCGCACAGCAGCTTCCTGGGGAGCGGAGCGGGGCTTAGCATGGGCAACGACCCTTTCCAGAACATGAACGACTTCCCTTTCACCCCGAACATCACCGTCACCGGGGAAACTCGGTCGTGCGTGGACCTCCTGCCCTCCGAGAAGAGAGACCCAGTGGATGAGTTCGGGGCGGTTGGCGACGCCCTGTTCCTCACCGACTCGACGTCCATGAACGAGACCCAAAATGGTGGCGAGGCCCAGACGTCCTTCGACGCGGCGCTGGACTACCACCGAAGGATGTCCGTCAGCATGGAGGAGATCAATCTGTCCCGGGACTCGCGTGAGGAGGACAGGACTCCCAAAACGGTCGAAGCCATTAAGCACTCCCATCATAATTACACCAAGAGTAGCATGAACATCATTTCAACGCCTCTTAATGAAACGGCAGACAAGAATACGATGAAAAGTTCGCTGTACAACACTTTTGCAGTCATCGAGGAAATGATGGTCTCTCCATTGAAGAGTTTTCACGAAAAAGTGAGGAAAAGGCTGAAGAAGATGACTTCGATGAATCAAAGATACGTGAGCATTACAGAGAGTCCAGGAGCCGGGGACAAATCCAAAGAGAGCGATTCCACTGAGGAAGAATTCTTCCCCGGAGGACTTTGCCTGGACGCAGACGAGACCGGGCAGCTGGACAGCACCTTCGTCTTCATGGAAGAGGTCGTATCGAAGGATCTCGGTGGGCCAGTTCAGGCTTTGAGGCGCAGGGAGGACGAGGTTTACGGGTGCAGCGTGACGGGCGTCGCAGATGACCAGCTGGTGACCCCGAGGACCCCCTGGCACTCCCCGATCCGTGACCTGAAGACACAGGACCAGGAGGGCCTCCCCAACATTTCGTGGTCGTCTCCCGCTGTGACTGAGTTCCTAACCAGTCCCGGAACCTCGGGTGCTCTTGAGAAGAACAGCGCAAGGGGATACCTGTGTAGGATCTACGTCCCGTCATGGTTAGTCTGGCGGCCCAAACTCTTCGCCTTTGTGTGCGAGTTCGAGCGCCACGCCGGCCTCAATTCCTTCGTCGATCTTATGTTGGAGGAACCGAACCCGGAGGAACACTGGCACGTCGTCCGCTCGAAAGACTTTACTCCTCCAG AGGTTGGAGAAGAACGGGTTATCCACATCCCACGGGGGATGGTTTGGGTCCGCACTTCCACTTCAGGATTCCTCACGACGAAGGCACGCTTGAGGGAGATCGCCCACCACAGGCCTCTCCCTTGTACCTGGAGAGCCGTCACAGGCAAATCTAAGCTTGTGAGGGTTCAGAAATCTCGAAGGAACTCGGTACATAATTGGTAA